The following proteins are encoded in a genomic region of bacterium:
- a CDS encoding cupin domain-containing protein, protein MKQVKILKADIKNSEEIIKKYKLQKHPEGGWYREIIRSENLIQFNGKKRNAVTSIYFLLTKNEISRWHKVDADEIWIFLDGDSLELHKADLKKKRYSVEELNPENRQVLVNTGVWQAARSKGNFSFAACVVAPGFEFEGFKLLDNNAPESEKILKLNKKVKDFI, encoded by the coding sequence ATGAAACAGGTAAAAATCTTAAAAGCGGATATTAAAAACAGCGAAGAGATAATTAAAAAATATAAACTTCAAAAACATCCCGAGGGCGGGTGGTATAGAGAGATCATCCGCTCTGAAAATCTCATTCAATTTAACGGCAAAAAGAGGAATGCCGTGACATCTATTTATTTTTTATTGACCAAAAATGAAATCAGCAGGTGGCATAAAGTGGATGCGGATGAAATATGGATATTTCTGGACGGGGATAGTTTAGAACTGCACAAGGCTGACTTGAAAAAGAAAAGATATTCAGTTGAAGAACTTAATCCGGAAAACCGGCAGGTGCTTGTTAATACCGGAGTATGGCAGGCGGCAAGGTCAAAAGGAAATTTTTCATTTGCCGCATGTGTTGTCGCCCCCGGTTTTGAATTTGAAGGATTTAAATTGCTCGATAATAATGCCCCTGAATCTGAAAAAATATTAAAATTAAATAAAAAAGTGAAAGATTTTATTTAA
- the lexA gene encoding transcriptional repressor LexA: protein MKIHLTPKQQKVFEAIKEFRRINNRMPSYKELADTLGYASVNSIQQFIKVLAERKYIHIEKKQGIRNTNFYERQKTDLINIPLLGRVACGTPLLAEENIEGYVSVVKTLIKNKPGNYFFLRARGESMNAAGIEDNDLLLIESKSFANAGEIVLVLIDNEATVKYFKPHKDFVALLPKSKNNKYQPIIVSKDFRIQGVVRKVVKVND, encoded by the coding sequence ATGAAAATACATTTGACGCCAAAACAGCAGAAAGTATTCGAAGCAATAAAGGAATTCCGGAGGATTAATAATCGTATGCCGAGCTATAAAGAGTTAGCAGATACACTAGGGTATGCGTCAGTTAATTCTATCCAGCAATTTATTAAAGTTCTTGCCGAAAGAAAATATATTCATATCGAGAAAAAACAGGGAATAAGAAATACTAATTTTTATGAAAGACAAAAGACAGATTTGATAAATATTCCCTTGCTTGGAAGAGTTGCCTGCGGCACACCTCTTCTTGCCGAAGAAAATATAGAAGGCTATGTTTCTGTGGTTAAAACACTTATTAAAAATAAACCCGGAAATTATTTCTTTCTGCGGGCCAGAGGCGAGTCGATGAATGCCGCGGGGATAGAAGATAACGATTTATTGTTGATTGAAAGCAAATCTTTTGCAAATGCCGGGGAGATAGTGCTTGTGCTTATAGATAATGAAGCGACAGTCAAATATTTTAAGCCGCATAAAGATTTCGTTGCCTTACTGCCAAAATCCAAAAACAATAAATATCAGCCGATTATAGTTTCAAAAGATTTTCGCATTCAGGGCGTGGTTCGGAAGGTTGTGAAGGTGAATGATTAG
- a CDS encoding AbrB/MazE/SpoVT family DNA-binding domain-containing protein, with the protein MIKNIESSKGNQLIGWVTVSSKGQIAIPVELREKLNLKNGDRLLAVLRKDEDGFNLIKSSALNDVFDKFAK; encoded by the coding sequence ATGATTAAAAATATTGAATCATCGAAAGGAAATCAGTTAATAGGATGGGTTACGGTTTCAAGCAAGGGGCAGATTGCCATACCCGTTGAATTGCGGGAAAAACTTAATCTCAAAAATGGAGACAGACTGCTTGCTGTCTTGAGAAAAGACGAGGACGGGTTTAATCTGATAAAATCATCCGCCCTGAATGACGTGTTTGACAAATTCGCGAAATAA
- a CDS encoding zinc ribbon domain-containing protein, which produces MINKEWHQNHKMPAKATDEQRLEWHMEHAKHCKCRPIPEKLIPVCQSCGMPMKIESDFGTNAGKSKNREYCTYCYQGGKFTKPDITMDQMTKGCIGIMVKYGMPEEQAKKQMEALIPSLKRWKQL; this is translated from the coding sequence ATGATAAACAAAGAGTGGCATCAAAACCATAAAATGCCCGCTAAGGCAACGGATGAACAAAGGCTTGAGTGGCACATGGAGCATGCGAAACACTGCAAATGCCGGCCCATCCCCGAAAAACTTATCCCTGTCTGCCAGAGCTGCGGCATGCCGATGAAAATTGAAAGCGACTTCGGAACGAACGCCGGTAAAAGTAAAAACAGAGAATATTGCACCTATTGTTACCAGGGCGGGAAATTCACAAAGCCGGATATCACAATGGACCAGATGACAAAAGGGTGTATTGGAATCATGGTAAAATACGGTATGCCGGAAGAACAGGCAAAGAAACAGATGGAAGCATTGATTCCATCTTTAAAAAGGTGGAAACAATTATAA